AACGATTCTATCATAAATATATTATCAAGGGAATTTATATTTGGAAAATCACTCATTTATACCCTTTTCCGCacttatttttaagaaaattatgcTGCAAACTGCTATTCTAGATGAAATCACTGTTTCATTACTGCCTAAAGTGCACTTGCAAGCTATGGACACATTTCTTCTTGCTATGTACTATAACAGTCTTGCTCTGTTCCCCACCAAAAACATAAGCAGAATCCTAATAGATCTGTACACATAAGTACAAAGGTACTCAGACTCATGTGTTATAACAAGACAGGCATTAACATTTTCAAGCTGTGCAGTCGTACTTTATGAACTTGTGCGTCTGGCCAAACTTTAAATATTGAtcacaaataaatgtaacacaataagTTGAacgttaataaattaataaacaagatgtgtttgtgaaacactatgtccccctaatatatttgacctttgaccttgaaggatgaccttgacctttcaccactcaaaagtgcagctccatgagatacacatgcatgccatatatcaagttgctatctccaatattgcaaaagttatggccaatgtaaaagtttgacgcaaaccaacaaacagacagggcaaaaacaatatgtccccccagtatagactgggggacataaaaatatatttaattgggATACTTATTTTGAAGATGTGAATCCCCTTAACAgtaatttaaaataacttgaacTGAAAGAAAACACAACATCTTAATGGAAGATACAACAACAGTATAATAAATGACAATTAACataattttcttaattaaaccagtcaaataattatttaatttaaaattatacacaaatcaatgaatatttgatgcatacatttgtattatgATACACTGGTTCTGTATAAATAATTATGAGAGATTTTGTATGAATCATAGGTCATGAGATTTaacattttttcaattatttctctTCCAGTATGAAAGCCATAACgttgatatttataattaaacatattcTGTAAACCAATTATCATTTGAGTGTCTGTAAAGAAAACTAAAATCTAAATGTAACCGAATTACAATTAACTTATAGACATCATTATAACATATGAACTTACTGTACTGAACTGTATGTATGAGgaaaaattaactaaaatgataaAGAAAACGGGTTTTTGAATGTATATACTTTCCACACGTTTTTGGACCATATTTGGATTTTGCAAACaatatttatacatgcataaataaTAACTATTAACACTATGTACAATTAACAATTTCCTAATGTTCCAAGGAAGGAACTCGCACAAAATGAATGGGCTATATTAACATTTTTAGGATGAAAATAATGCTATTGTTTTTTTgaaagaattttttatttttttgcattttatagtGCCCGATTACAACCCTCTTTAACACTTAAACAGCTTTTATACTAATAGTTTTGCTATGCAATTACTTAAAGACTGTATATACTAAATGTACTAAAAGTAATCTATACTTCCTTGTACACTTAAACATGCAAAAAATGTGCAGATTTTGCAGAATTGAGTCTCTATGTACTGATTTTTTGCTTTGTTTCATAAGGAGAAAAAATCTAAATGTTACACACACCTTTTGTgtcaacaaaatatttacaaaccaATACCATGTATGAGACACCTGGctcataaaattaaattataattgaatGTAGATTAATTTAATGAATCCTGTATTCAGATTTCCAGAAATATGCAATCAATATAATGttaacatatttcaatataaaaacattaaaaacacacTAAACTAATGAAAgctattttaaaatattcaaaaattattattcgAATCAGActagtgtttttttaattcacatttaaatttaaaaaaatacaacattcacATTAATAGATAATAAAGAGAACTAACTATATATTTGAAAGTGACACGAAATAAAATTTTGTACCACATAAGTTGCTAGTTTATTATCTAACATCAATTTtccattttaaatgaattttatgaGAAAAACAATACTAAAACATTGAAGATTTTTCTGTAAATGAATGACACACCACCTTCTCAATCAAATGTGATGACTGGATTTGGTAAAGACGCAGAGGTGATGTTCTACCTTGGTGGCTCCTCTCTCATTTGTGGGGTAGCTGCCATTGTGGGTGCTGCAGTAGCTGAGGAAGAATCAAAAGGCATTCAAGGGTAATGTTCAATACATTTATGATTATCAAATAAGGCTTATAATCATgacatatatgttttttatttgcaaGTGTTTCATGTTGCCCAATTCAATATTCCATTAAGTAAATATGAAAGGGAAAGATGAGCTGTTTAACACATGCtaatgtaataaataaaagaGGCTGATGTATTAGTTTTAAAAATTGCAAAAGGACTCTCAGCAGCCTTTTAACAATTCAGAGAGGTACATGCTTATTTTTTAgccattaaatatttttttcttgattacaAATTATCTTCAAATGAACAAAACTTACTTAAAACAATTCCAAAGGCTTTGGCCATCTCTTGCATTGAGTACAAGCCATTATTGTCCTCATcatatttcttcatttctgcTTCGGCAAGGACATTAGAACCCAGATGGTTTTCAAGTTCCTTGTAATCCACTTGACCAGATGATTGAACGTCCCAGCGACGGAAACTGATATCAAAGTctgaagaaataaacatatttatgtattatcaGTGAAACCCACAAATTTACTATCAACACTAACAgcattttaaagttttatttaaagtgcATAAGTCCTAAAATGATGGTTTACATAGTTTCTTGTGATCTCAAAAATCCCACATAGCTCGAAAACCCTGTTTGTATTGTTTTGCGCACAACAATTGGCATTGAAATACATGACATTTGATGTCTAACACAACAAACACATAATTTAAACATGTCTGCAGAGAATTGCAGatccaaaagcaaaacattaTCAGGTTTATAACTGTTTATTTCAGACTTATTGAAATTACACATAAGTTAATTTAACAGAGAGAGATTTAactcaaatttaaacaaaaaataccaaatGACAATCAAACAAAGTCAAAAGCAACATTACCTTCTAAATTGTTAATCCATGGTACTTTCATTGTACTTCGTCCGTCTGTATTCTGCATACTGGCTGGAGTTGTATTTACTGCCCATGGAAGAAAATGTCacaaaaataaaagaatatacaaacgCAAGCATGAACTGTCTTCATCACTCTATTGGAGATGTGCATTTCCTAATATTCATGCACTGGCAAGCACAGGAATAtctacaatattttataattaattctGAAGCTGTATGACGACCTTTCACATTTATTCTCAAAATATTGCTTTTAAGCGAGAAACAGTTTCTATTTACAGTTAATTCAAAATCGTTTAaaacaatttgtatattttacatgtttacaaaGTGATACTATGTCAGCGTTTACAAATGGAAATATATAACTTTCGAATGAAAGTTccgtaaaaataatttaaataaaaagggGCATATGCCGTGATACAAAAAACACTATATCAGAATTACATTAAAATTAAAGAATCAAGTACTTTGGCTACAACCATTATTTATTTGGTACCTAGTAATTAGTAAACTATATGATTACCTTTGCTTGTCACTACTGCTTCTACATCCTCTGGTTCTTCCTCTAGGTCTTTAGACTCAAGGGTTGGTGTGGTAGCACTATTTGTTACAGTAGAATTCAAATTCTTGAGAGTTGTTGTCGTACCTGCAAGTACAAGTGTAGCATGCAATAATATACTTCACAAAACATGGCATGGGATTCACAAAAGTGATGTCATTTCACCAAAAAAAGAGCATGCAATGTTCCAttgaatctaaaacatataaAACCCACTTATAATGAGACTAAGGAGGAACTATTTGAAGAGCAAGGGTTAATAATAGTACTGCACTGGTTAGGTGAAACCCCCCtacaaataaacaagagatgtgtttgtcagaaacacaattccccctattgcgccgctttgaagccataaatttgacatttgaccttgaacgatgaccttgacctttatccactcaaaatgtgcagctccataagatacataaagatacatgcatgctaaatatcaagttgctatcttcaatattcaaaaagttatgaccaaactttaacaaaggttaaagttttaggaacgaaaaatacaaggatatttgacctttgatcttgaatggatgaccttgaccttgtcttttcaccactcaaaatgtgcagctccacgagatacacatgcatgccaaatatgaagatgctatcttcaatattgcaaaaattataaaactttaaccaaggttaaagtttgtgacacacacatacaatgactgactgacacaatgacagactgTCTGtctgacaggccaaaaacaatttaccccccagggttcgacattaacttttttacagccagaccatcggaccagctcctcttaaaatgtactagcccaaatctgatgtctactagaccataaatgacataacaaataaacacaattgtgtcgtgtaactgtttaatcaggttttatcaataaataattagtgaacacaagaaagttattttgatgcacagagtaaaagataaaataaaactatttaacaacataaattgtatgttataatttcactttttatcaccagttaaaacaaatgatgtctgtacagcaggtgacatttatttaacatcatcaaattctggcctccttgaccgctgtgctccatgcaaccacagctccaaggccctttttccatcataatctgtgtcagttttaccgttggattcttctttattaacttatttgtcggactaaaatccaatcttgaacaaagccattctttaaattacattctctcgtctgctacgccaaaatgtttacattgatgataccgattttcgatagaagtcgtaaaaacatgatgtaaagttctaagacACTGCAGAAAaccattaatattcatgacaacctGACCAATGGAAGCAAGCAATTTCTGCGAGAAGCTCTCCTTCCCTTCtgaaaatagcgatgaatcatgtgaatgccccgcgtttatttatatacgctagttttgttctgatgtaaataacggatacgagagttattttacacattaagagtaaAAGGTTTTCGGATAGTTATAGTTACATGAATCAGTACagattttttatgtacgaccagtcggacaagctagcccacagttttactagcccgaccaccgatctgactagacaatgtctgtcggacttGCCTAAGTGTCGAACTCTGCCCCCGAtatttcgatctgggggcataaaaatgggcattactattatattatattgcCATGGCGACCCTTGTTCAATCCCTGCTTGCGGTGCAGCTAAGCTTGGTTTGTGGTCAACACACAGGACAGGTGAAGTTTCCTCCATGTTATCCAGCTCTCCCAACACCCAAGAATAAATCATGCTCAGCAGGTCTACTTACCTATTGTGACAGATAGACTGCCATACCTATTGTGACAGGTAGACTGCCATACCTATTGTGACAGGTAGACTGCCATACCTATTGTGACAGGTAGACTGCCATACATATTGTGACAGGTAGACTGCCATACCTATTGTGACAGGTAGACTGCCATACCTAGTGTGACAGGTACACTTGTCATACCTATTGTGACAGGTAGACTGCCATACCTATTGTGACAGGTAGACTGCCATGCCTAGTTTGACAGGTAGACTGCCATACCTAGTTTTACAGGTAGACTGCCATACATATTGTGACAGGTAGACTGCCATACCTATTGTGACGGGTAGACTGCCATACCTAGTGTGACATGTAGACTGCCATACCTATTGTGTCAGGTAGACTGCCATACCTATTGTGTCAGGTAGACTGCCATACCTAGTGTGACAGGTACACTGTCATTACAGGTAGACTGCCATACCTATTGTGACAGGGAGACTGCCATACCTATTGTGACAGGTAGACTGCCATGCCTATTGTGAGAGGGAGACTGCCACGCCTATTGTGACAGGTAGACTGCCATGTTTTTTTCTATGGGGTATGTGTGAATGTATCCttggaaatatttcaaaatattttatgtgcTTTTTTAAACTCAGACCGCATCTTTTACATAGCTGAATAACAAAATGATGGAAATTAGCAAAAGTGTCTCATCTACTGATGTAACTTTGGGAATTCCATTAATTTAATCATGGTATGTTTTAGTAATTTTTAAGGTACTAAGAATGGACATACCAGTTTGACTGAGCAGCTTGACAAAGGTCTCTAGTGCCTGCACATGGTGTGAGACATTGGCCAGACTGTTGGCCTGGGAGGTGACCATCGTGTACAGGCCCCCCAAGTCAACCTTCAGCTGAACAAACGACTTGTTCAACACCTGCAAGTAGTGGAAATCTTCATTTAACCTTGCGTAGCTttgtgtattttttaagaaaaacacaAGTTGTTTTTAGCAACCTGAGGTTCATGATTTTGTCTGACATAGTATCTTCTTTATTCAAGATTTTCAATACTAATTTACAAGTTTCCGGTTGAGTTAACACTCTTTACAGTAAGAATGTTACAAGTTATAATGCATAATTGTAGCAAAGTTTTTAAAAAGGATATCAAAAGTAAACAATTACTAATCCTTTACCTAAACATGATCAAATCTTATACCAAACAAGCTACTATACTTTACAAGATTGATTGAgaaacacatacattttaaataaaaggtAGACATTATATATCACCTTAATTTTATCCTCAAAGCCTCTTCCCAATTCATTAAACAGTCCCATGGTAACGTAGCTGTCAGGATTTTCAGGATCATGGTCTCCTGATATCTGATAATAGAAcacatatgggccatgctctgtgaaaaagggctttaatgcatttacatataaaacattttcTGATTTGAAAGTtacaataaacaagagatgtgtttgtccgaaacacaatgccctgtAATGatctgctttgatttttttttttacctttgaccttgatggatgatcttgacttttcaccactcaaaatgtgcggctccatgagatacacatgcatgccaaatataaagttgttatgttcaatatttcaaaagtaatcgtgaaactttaaccaaggttaaagttttgggacagaatgacagacaggccaaaaacaatatatccccgatcaatCGATctgggagcataaaaagttacgATAAAAAtttaatgaaggttaaagttataggaaagaacaagagatgtgtttgtcagaaacgcgccgctttgatttttgttgttgttgacctttgaccttgaaggatgaccttgacctttcaccactcaaaatgtgcaactccatgagatacacatgcatgccaaatatgaagttgctgtgttcaatattaaaacagttatgatcgtgttttatacaggaaggaaaaaggacgtggtgcaaaatttcaaaaaagggcactttagcgcgcgacatccataaaaagggcacaaatatatctgtatagtgacttaataacaagctttgttacacacaaacattgtatgtatagttttgagatttattgttgaataattaaaccaacaaaatccagaatgtatattttattatgtgttttatattttcatgtagtaacaaaaagcaagattaaacaccataggatatatatcttatacaaactatagcttttcaaagaagtcttagaatactgttaaatgagttaccctcttaaacaattatttatatttaaaacgttactaacattgcacaaacaagtcctttatatgcatcttaaatggagattcacaaacactaacactttgttgaatagtcagaaagttctgcgtaatgacattgttttcatgaccacgtgttgtattgtgtacattttatttcgcaaaaagtgtaactaggaacggcgctgtactgtcttttgttcattgtcaattaattcaatacacgttaattggtctccgatataaacatgttttgcttacaaagcaatttgcaccaatttctaatttacgtttcgtcgaaagtggaatgccaaaatcggaaagcgtacgttgcgacattctaaacacgaatgataagtggtacaagttcaatatttttgtaaaattcatatctgtgtttgccaattaacatattttgacaagttacaaacgggtcataatgttcttaattgaaccaatggtgcaggcctactactgttacaacaataaACAACTTTTGGCtaaacagggtccaagacgggggatcaacttctttgccgacattcacacgttgttgtaatcaaaacatcgtgacaataaacaagcatgtgctccaattaagcgcggtctgcccAAACGTGAACAGCAAAtgtgttaagattgtcgtctgctacaattcatcaacacacatctactgtgagcctgcgccaattggataggaggcggagctttattttaaatgacagctttaatatgagcctgcgccaattgtattggataggaggcggagcgttattttaatcaacagctttaatatgtcacgggttgctattttcggcgtatggccaattttcaggaagtacagtggacgtcatggggttttgtaatcggcgtatggaaacaattatcgggcgtaatatacggccgtacgccgcttagtgtaagccctgtaaattaatttttattaacttaaaactgttttgcattaaattgaaatccaatcaatattttacagatacaactggtgtttttttttaatttaattacgcgtaaaaataaatgttttgttataactgaattatgcatgaaatgcacaatttccacgtgaataacatcgaggttttcatcaagtctcctaagtaactgtgcacgattgtatccggaccgatttgttacaaagccactgaaattatcgattgatattgacacatggttattcacgcattacgtattcacaaccgcgcgaatcttcgctgataatagttggcttagaagcttggttaagaggcaattaagatgttatcaataaggtaacgcacggcggaaaacagggcggcggcctttgaaaagggcagcgtggcgctgatttgctttgaaaggggcagcaaggctcttcaaaaaagcggcgtggcgccgcgccacgctaaaacggcctggataaaacactagttatgataaaactttaacgaaggttaaagttttagtaaagaaaaatacaataatatttgacctttgaccttgaaggatgaccttgaccatgacttttcaccactcaaaatgagcagctacatgagatacacatgcatggtaaatatcaagttggtatgtttaatattgcaaaagttatcaaactttaaccaaggtaaagttttgggacagaatgacagacagataggacaaaaacaatataacccctgatctatcgatccgggggcataaaaacaatattataaatagTCGAACTTTTTATTAATGTATGCTTAGACTGTCAAGTACTGATGCAGAAGTTGTTCgtgttcaacatttttttaaaagcaaTACAAATGTTGGACTTTCAatatcttgtttaaaaaaaaaaaaatttatacaGACAATATAAACATTCTAAAGCAATGAGACTCACCTTAGttgaagcagcagcagcagctgtgTCAAACTTGTCTTTAGTAGCCTGGAGGTCCACCAGTATGGCAGTCACATTTGCAACGAGGGTCTTCAGCTGAATGGTGTCCTCAGAGGTTTCACTTGAGGTAGTTGCCAGCTGAATACATGGAAATACATGTACACTTATGTAATTATCAAAGGACGGCCCAATAAATTCTTTGCAACAAAGAGATTTTTTCAAGAACTGGAA
This sequence is a window from Dreissena polymorpha isolate Duluth1 chromosome 16, UMN_Dpol_1.0, whole genome shotgun sequence. Protein-coding genes within it:
- the LOC127862291 gene encoding uncharacterized protein LOC127862291 isoform X3; protein product: MNLRFHQKDLETRSKTNDESSQQLLVQMAVVNKTLDQQARSIQTLAASIALVNKTVTDLKDTVGQATAGLKLAPELKLLPEKLTAVSQSVATLGSDVEGMKDTVNKVDLFMKTTDFKVQNLTQQIAVLSQIKPTPSEPVTHGIQPEVSNVIQGVVKQLEDVNSTLSGQISVLMKSNSQHQERLSQLENATKTLTGQLPTLSAPDMVSSSNANTSTSTSDTSSETFRSAVTEIVHNVLATTSSETSEDTIQLKTLVANVTAILVDLQATKDKFDTAAAAASTKISGDHDPENPDSYVTMGLFNELGRGFEDKIKVLNKSFVQLKVDLGGLYTMVTSQANSLANVSHHVQALETFVKLLSQTGTTTTLKNLNSTVTNSATTPTLESKDLEEEPEDVEAVVTSKVNTTPASMQNTDGRSTMKVPWINNLEDFDISFRRWDVQSSGQVDYKELENHLGSNVLAEAEMKKYDEDNNGLYSMQEMAKAFGIVLTTAAPTMAATPQMREEPPR